The following proteins are encoded in a genomic region of Amphiura filiformis chromosome 18, Afil_fr2py, whole genome shotgun sequence:
- the LOC140139646 gene encoding glucokinase regulatory protein-like yields MAAAIPVTEETNCITENIDVAIPQDIPILLCKCDQEILMAGKLIQISTAIMYLTNPYNNISSQEITAVIREVTKLAGDVFKNPDENGIVLSGCGTSGRLAFFIARSFNAALKKLNKSPCVEYLIAGGDRALFTSQEAPEDRHDVGMQALVEVCANRQWKHVLFVGITCGLSAPYVAGQLDHCIDHLDYFTPVVLGFNPINLARDNPIEGWDKTFRQTATRMQQLQTEGRAFVLNPVVGPEAITGSSRMKGGSATKILLELIFWTGLMQATEKQSPAEGGLGLLKLYQRVLDTVRQHSHVSTECIKLTGKSLNSGGHVYYIASNNLGVLAIIDASECPPTYGATHEDVRGFIMGGYGMYGNSEGDISTLGEEYQISTDHFKNSILPRLKANDTVIFLLNETNDEMDGLATSVTQQCPDVTTIGLQFIQPTQMQSQDSQNVFHYFAKISLPWDDILEDIKCTGITSWSEPHAIQAAQFAVEMTVKWTLNSISTGAHIMKGKVYKNFMVDLKLSNSKLFHRGIGIVQRFAKCSHEVARLSILRALYGTDDITQEVNDAPVSHPNIIATDKDKIIPTALLLAIQQCSIDEAKNTLLKAPVIREAIARLCDQ; encoded by the exons ATGGCAGCAGCTATACCTGTAACTGAAGAAACCAATTGTATCACAGAAAATATTGATGTTGCAATTCCACAAG ATATACCAATTCTACTTTGCAAATGTGACCAGGAAATCTTGATGGCTGGCAAACTTATCCA AATATCTACTGCCATAATGTACTTAACTAACCCCTACAAT AACATATCCAGTCAGGAGATTACCGCTGTTATTCGTGAGGTGACCAAACTAGCTGGTGATGTATTCAAG AACCCAGATGAAAATGGCATAGTACTGAGTGGTTGTGGAACATCAGGAAGACTAGCGTTCTTTATTGCT AGGTCCTTCAATGCAGCGTTGAAGAAACTGAACAAAAGCCCTTGCGTTGAGTACCTGATAGCTGGTGGGGATAGAGCTCTATTTACATCTCAAGAGGCACCTGAAGACCGTCATGATGTAGGAATGCAGGCACTGGTGGAG GTGTGCGCAAACCGTCAATGGAAGCATGTTTTGTTTGTTGGAATAACATGTGGTCTTTCG GCTCCGTATGTGGCAGGTCAACTAGACCACTGTATAGACCACCTAGATTACTTCACACCTGTTGTGCTGGGTTTTAATCCCATTAATCTGGCAAGGGATAATCCCATTGAGGGTTGGGATAAGACGTTCCGTCAAACCGCCACACGTATGCAGCAGCTGCAAACAGAAGGAAGAGCATTTGTACTTAATCCAGTAGTAGGG CCCGAGGCTATAACAGGGTCATCTCGTATGAAGGGTGGTAGCGCTACCAAGATACTATTAGAACTCATCTTTTGGACAGGCCTGATGCAGGCCACAGAAAAGCAGTCACCGGCAGAGGGCGGACTTGGCTTGCTGAAATTGTACCAGAGGGTGTTGGATACTGTGAGGCAACATAGCCATGTTAGTACTGAGTGTATCAAATTGACAGGGAAAAG CCTTAATTCAGGTGGTCATGTATACTATATAGCATCCAACAACCTTGGGGTATTAGCTATAATTGATGCATCAGAGTGCCCTCCTACATATGGAGCAA CACATGAAGATGTGCGGGGGTTCATTATGGGTGGTTACGGCATGTATGGAAACTCAGAAGGAGATATCTCAACTTTA GGAGAGGAATACCAGATCAGCACAGACCACTTCAAGAATAGCATCCTGCCCAGATTGAAGGCCAATGATACTGTTATCTTTCTATTGAATGAAACAA ATGATGAAATGGATGGACTAGCTACCTCAGTTACACAACAATGTCCTGATGTAACAACTATTGGTCTACAGTTTATACAGCCTACACAGATGCAGAGCCAG GATTCTCAAAATGTCTTCCACTATTTTGCCAAAATCAGTCTTCCCTGGGACGACATACTGGAGGACATCAAATGCACTGGGATAACCTCATGGTCAGAGCCACATGCCATCCAAGCTGCACAATTTGCTGTGGAAATGACCGTCAAGTGGACTTTGAACTCTATCAGCACAGGTGCACATATAATGAAAGGGAAAGTGTACAAGAATTTCATGGTGGATCTGAAATTAAG CAATTCCAAGCTTTTCCACCGAGGAATAGGAATTGTTCAg AGATTTGCCAAGTGCTCTCATGAGGTAGCCAGACTGTCCATCTTAAGAGCTTTGTATGGTACAGATGACATAACACAAGAAGTCAACGATGCTCCAGTCTCTCATCCTAATATTATAGCTACAGATAAAGATAAG ATAATACCGACTGCCTTATTACTAGCCATTCAGCAATGTAGCATAGATGAAGCCAAGAACACCCTACTGAAAGCGCCAGTCATCAGGGAAGCTATAGCTAGGCTATGTGACCAGTAA